A stretch of the Synechocystis sp. PCC 7338 genome encodes the following:
- the gtrB gene encoding glycosyltransferase GtrB → MTIELSIVIPMYNEEDNLEYLFARLLEVLTPLKITYEIICVNDGSKDKTLSQLINCHQINPQIKIVNLSRNFGKEIALSAGIDYAQGKAVIPIDADLQDPPELIHELVNKWREGYDIVYATRRSRQGETWVKQFTAKMFYKVIGRMTEIKIPPNTGDFRLMDRRVVNAIKQLPERTRFMKGLFAWVGYRQTFVLFDREPRFQGQTKWNYWKLWNFALDGIFSFSLLPLKIWTYLGLIISLLSLAYASFLILKTLIVGTDVPGYASLMVAILFLGGVQLISLGVIGEYLGRVYEEVKARPLYLVSDLWGLEYLQIERLSSVER, encoded by the coding sequence ATGACCATTGAACTGTCCATTGTGATTCCAATGTACAACGAGGAAGATAACCTCGAGTATTTATTTGCCCGTTTGTTAGAAGTACTGACTCCCCTCAAAATTACCTACGAAATTATTTGCGTTAACGACGGTAGTAAGGATAAAACTCTGAGCCAATTAATTAACTGCCACCAAATTAATCCCCAAATCAAAATTGTTAATCTGTCCCGTAACTTTGGCAAAGAAATTGCCCTTTCCGCTGGTATTGATTACGCCCAGGGGAAGGCGGTTATTCCCATTGATGCCGACCTCCAGGACCCGCCAGAATTAATTCATGAATTAGTTAATAAATGGCGCGAAGGTTATGATATTGTCTATGCTACTCGCCGTTCACGCCAAGGGGAAACCTGGGTAAAACAATTCACCGCTAAAATGTTTTACAAAGTGATTGGCCGCATGACAGAAATTAAAATCCCCCCCAATACTGGCGATTTTCGTTTAATGGACCGCAGGGTAGTCAATGCCATTAAGCAACTACCAGAAAGAACTCGATTTATGAAAGGTTTATTTGCTTGGGTAGGCTACCGGCAAACTTTCGTATTATTTGATCGGGAGCCCCGCTTCCAAGGACAAACCAAATGGAATTACTGGAAGCTCTGGAATTTTGCCCTAGACGGTATTTTTTCCTTTAGCTTGCTTCCTCTGAAAATTTGGACCTATCTGGGTTTAATTATATCCCTGCTTTCCCTAGCCTATGCCAGTTTTTTGATTTTAAAAACCTTAATTGTTGGCACCGACGTACCAGGTTATGCTTCTTTGATGGTGGCAATTTTATTCCTTGGGGGAGTGCAACTAATTAGCCTGGGAGTAATTGGTGAATATTTGGGGCGGGTTTATGAAGAGGTCAAAGCTCGACCATTGTATTTGGTTAGTGATCTTTGGGGATTAGAATACCTACAAATAGAAAGACTTAGTTCAGTTGAAAGATAG
- the argS gene encoding arginine--tRNA ligase gives MVSILTQLNDHFAQALEGQFPPDVTLPTTLVVPASNPKFGDFQCNIALPLAKQLGQSPRAIAMEIVDKVNLSEICEPLTIAGPGFINLKLLPDYLGEQLIKLQQDQQLGVSLIQAAERVVVDFSSPNIAKEMHVGHLRSTIIGDCLARVLELRGYDVLRLNHVGDWGTQFGMLITYLKEVYPEALVTADALEIGDLVTFYKQAKQRFDQDEQFREASRQAVVSLQAGDAENIKAWQLLCDQSRREFQLIYDWLDITIKERGESFYNPFLPGVVELLQEKDLLVEDNGAQCVFLDGFTNKDGDRLPLIVQKSDGGYNYATTDLAALNYRLKTDGVQKIIYVTDAGQANHFAQFFQVAQRAGILTDPSQVVHVPFGLVKGEDGKKLKTRAGDTIRLKDLLTEAVARARQDLETRLAMEERQETPEFMENVAQRVGIGAVKYADLSQNRTSDYVFNFDKMLALQGNTAPYMLYAYARIQSISREGGIDFAQMDSGEIVLTEPSELVLAKSLLQFADVIETVETSLLPNRLCDYLYELSKVFNRFYENCPVLKASEPQRSSRLLFCDLTARTLKLGLSLLGIPVLDRM, from the coding sequence ATGGTATCGATTCTGACCCAACTCAATGATCACTTTGCCCAAGCTCTGGAGGGTCAGTTTCCGCCCGATGTTACCCTGCCCACTACCCTGGTGGTGCCCGCTTCCAATCCTAAATTTGGTGATTTTCAGTGCAACATTGCTCTGCCCCTGGCTAAGCAGTTGGGTCAATCGCCCCGGGCGATCGCCATGGAGATTGTCGACAAAGTTAATTTAAGCGAAATTTGTGAACCATTAACCATCGCTGGGCCAGGTTTTATTAACCTCAAGCTATTGCCTGATTATCTAGGAGAACAATTAATTAAACTCCAACAGGATCAACAATTGGGCGTGTCCCTAATCCAAGCTGCAGAAAGGGTGGTGGTGGATTTTTCGAGCCCCAATATTGCCAAGGAAATGCACGTGGGTCATCTCCGCTCTACCATCATTGGAGATTGTTTGGCGCGGGTGTTGGAATTGCGGGGCTATGACGTTTTGCGTCTCAATCATGTGGGGGACTGGGGCACCCAATTTGGCATGTTAATCACCTATTTAAAAGAAGTTTATCCAGAGGCATTGGTAACCGCCGATGCGTTAGAGATTGGCGATCTAGTTACCTTTTACAAGCAAGCTAAACAAAGGTTTGATCAAGATGAACAATTTCGGGAAGCGTCCCGTCAGGCTGTAGTTTCTCTCCAGGCAGGGGATGCAGAAAACATCAAAGCATGGCAATTGCTTTGTGACCAATCTCGACGGGAATTTCAACTGATTTACGATTGGTTAGATATCACCATTAAGGAGCGGGGAGAATCATTTTATAACCCCTTTTTACCTGGTGTAGTGGAATTATTACAGGAAAAAGATTTGCTAGTGGAAGATAATGGTGCCCAATGTGTTTTCCTCGATGGCTTCACCAATAAAGATGGCGATCGCCTGCCATTAATAGTGCAAAAATCCGATGGGGGTTATAACTACGCCACCACGGACTTGGCCGCTTTGAATTATCGCTTAAAAACCGATGGGGTGCAGAAAATTATTTACGTCACCGATGCGGGGCAAGCCAACCATTTTGCCCAATTTTTTCAGGTAGCCCAAAGAGCTGGCATTCTCACTGATCCCAGTCAAGTAGTCCATGTGCCGTTTGGCTTGGTTAAGGGCGAAGACGGCAAAAAGCTGAAAACTAGGGCGGGGGACACCATTCGCCTCAAGGATTTGTTAACGGAAGCAGTGGCTCGGGCCAGACAGGATTTGGAAACTCGTTTAGCGATGGAAGAACGGCAAGAAACCCCAGAATTTATGGAAAATGTGGCCCAAAGGGTGGGCATTGGAGCGGTGAAATATGCAGATTTAAGCCAAAATCGCACTAGCGATTACGTTTTTAATTTTGACAAAATGTTGGCTCTCCAGGGCAATACCGCCCCCTATATGCTCTATGCCTACGCCCGCATTCAAAGCATTAGTCGGGAAGGGGGCATTGATTTTGCTCAAATGGACAGCGGTGAAATTGTGCTGACTGAACCAAGCGAGTTAGTTTTGGCTAAAAGTCTTTTACAATTTGCTGACGTCATTGAAACGGTGGAAACTAGTTTGTTGCCCAATCGCCTTTGCGATTATCTTTATGAATTAAGCAAAGTTTTTAATCGTTTTTATGAAAATTGCCCCGTGTTGAAAGCCAGTGAACCCCAACGTAGCTCCCGTTTATTATTTTGTGATCTCACCGCCAGGACTTTAAAACTAGGCTTGTCTTTATTGGGCATTCCGGTTTTAGACAGGATGTAG
- a CDS encoding GTP-binding protein encodes MNNNSLTDLDQTLDIISAIQEDLNYQQAQASLTAIVEHIDLDTREKQGLEREIGHLCAMLENLNQGLVQIAAFGLVGRGKSSLLNALLGAQVFTTGPVHGVTQSHQSAPWSLTQADGLSTVTISGWGNAQLQLIDTPGIDEVKGKEREQLAIAVAQQVDLILFVIAGDMSQVEFQALSQLRAVGKPMLLVFNKIDQYPATDQQLIYEKIRDERVKELLSPEEIVLVSASPLVTELRENAQGKLERHQYRGEAKVDNLRLKIIDLLQREGKSLVALNTLLCADSLNDKLVQQKMRLRDNQANTIIQKAVMVKAAAIALNPVTVLDLFSGAVVDVALIISLSKLYGLPMTQTAAIALLQKIGVSMGGITASEFLAGLGLSSLKGLLGLTVPLTGGLALAPYISVALTQASVAGVSTLAIGQVTKTYLANGAAWGETGPRTVVRDILNSLDQNSVMARIKQELQGKLTPERIVSPSP; translated from the coding sequence ATGAATAATAATTCTTTGACTGATTTAGACCAAACTTTAGATATTATTAGCGCGATTCAAGAAGATTTAAATTATCAGCAAGCCCAGGCTAGTTTGACGGCGATCGTTGAACACATTGATCTCGATACTAGGGAAAAACAGGGACTGGAAAGGGAAATTGGTCACCTCTGTGCCATGCTGGAAAACCTCAACCAAGGATTAGTACAAATTGCGGCTTTTGGTTTGGTTGGAAGGGGAAAATCTTCCCTACTCAATGCCCTTTTAGGTGCGCAAGTTTTCACTACTGGGCCAGTCCATGGTGTTACCCAGAGTCACCAGTCCGCTCCCTGGTCATTGACCCAAGCTGACGGTTTATCTACCGTTACTATTTCCGGTTGGGGTAATGCCCAATTACAATTAATTGATACACCGGGCATTGATGAAGTAAAGGGTAAAGAGCGGGAACAATTGGCGATCGCCGTAGCCCAACAGGTGGATTTAATTTTGTTTGTCATTGCAGGAGACATGTCCCAGGTGGAATTCCAAGCCTTGTCCCAACTGCGGGCGGTGGGCAAACCGATGTTGTTAGTATTTAATAAAATTGATCAATATCCGGCGACAGATCAGCAATTAATTTACGAAAAGATTCGCGATGAACGGGTAAAAGAATTATTGTCTCCAGAAGAAATTGTCTTAGTTTCCGCCAGCCCATTGGTGACAGAATTGAGAGAAAATGCCCAGGGAAAGTTGGAACGTCATCAATACCGAGGGGAAGCAAAAGTTGATAACTTACGATTAAAAATTATTGACTTGCTCCAACGGGAAGGAAAATCCTTAGTCGCTTTAAACACTTTGCTCTGTGCTGACAGCTTAAATGATAAATTAGTGCAACAAAAAATGCGTTTGCGGGATAATCAAGCTAATACCATTATTCAAAAAGCAGTGATGGTCAAGGCGGCGGCCATTGCCCTCAACCCGGTGACTGTGCTGGATTTATTCAGTGGGGCAGTGGTGGATGTGGCCCTGATTATTTCCCTGTCCAAACTGTATGGCTTACCCATGACCCAGACGGCGGCGATCGCCCTGTTGCAAAAAATTGGGGTGAGCATGGGGGGCATCACAGCCAGCGAATTTTTGGCCGGATTAGGCCTCAGTTCCCTCAAAGGCTTACTTGGTTTAACGGTGCCGTTAACTGGGGGATTGGCCCTGGCCCCCTATATTTCCGTTGCCCTCACCCAAGCTAGTGTGGCAGGAGTGTCCACCTTGGCGATCGGTCAAGTGACCAAAACCTACCTAGCCAACGGAGCCGCCTGGGGAGAAACGGGGCCCCGGACGGTGGTGCGAGATATTCTCAATTCATTGGATCAAAATTCCGTTATGGCCCGCATTAAGCAAGAACTGCAGGGAAAATTAACGCCAGAAAGAATTGTCTCCCCCTCCCCTTAA
- the lysA gene encoding diaminopimelate decarboxylase, which produces MLSTEMPRPTTGSTLLKKPASPSPNQNLLPLTSAINKNGELEIGGCSVTALVEQFGSPLYILDETTLRQAVQQYCQSFQNYYPGPSQVIYASKAWSCLAVVAIAAQEGLGFDVVSGGELFTTVSALKQLGWDEAEIAEKIYFHGNNKSVQELQEAITVDCTIIVDNWLELETLSKLAAKSGEPVKIMLRLTPGIECHTHEYIKTGHLDSKFGFDPNQLEAVFTYITQQPLLHCLGLHAHIGSQIFERQPHQDLGEVLVQWFTKGLTYGLPLRELNIGGGLGICYTESDDPPSIEEWVQAAALSVAKACDRHNIPYPKLIAEPGRSLVGSACVTAYRVGGRKVVPNIRTYISVDGGMSDNPRPITYQSVYRVALANRMNDELTETVTVAGKHCESGDILVKDVELPVAEPGDVLVVAATGAYNYSMASNYNRLGRPAAVLVSQGQANLILQRETYTDLLRQDCLPNRLLS; this is translated from the coding sequence ATGCTCTCCACTGAAATGCCCCGTCCGACCACCGGCAGCACATTGTTAAAAAAACCGGCCTCCCCCTCCCCCAACCAAAATCTTTTACCTCTGACCTCTGCTATCAATAAAAACGGTGAGCTGGAAATTGGTGGTTGCTCCGTCACGGCTTTGGTGGAACAGTTTGGTTCTCCCCTCTACATTTTGGATGAAACCACCCTCCGGCAAGCGGTCCAGCAGTATTGTCAATCTTTCCAAAACTACTATCCTGGCCCAAGCCAAGTAATCTACGCTTCCAAAGCTTGGAGTTGTTTAGCCGTCGTGGCGATCGCCGCCCAGGAAGGTTTAGGGTTTGATGTGGTATCTGGCGGGGAATTATTCACCACGGTTTCAGCCCTCAAGCAATTAGGCTGGGACGAAGCTGAGATTGCAGAAAAAATTTACTTCCACGGCAATAACAAATCAGTGCAGGAACTCCAAGAGGCGATCACTGTTGATTGCACCATCATTGTCGACAACTGGCTGGAATTAGAAACCCTGAGCAAGTTGGCGGCCAAATCAGGGGAGCCGGTAAAAATCATGTTGCGCCTTACCCCCGGTATCGAATGTCACACCCATGAATACATTAAAACTGGACATCTAGACAGCAAATTTGGCTTTGATCCCAACCAGCTAGAAGCGGTTTTCACCTACATCACCCAACAGCCCCTACTCCATTGCCTCGGACTCCATGCTCACATCGGCTCCCAAATTTTTGAGCGCCAGCCCCACCAAGACTTAGGGGAAGTGTTGGTACAATGGTTTACCAAAGGTTTAACCTACGGCCTGCCCCTCAGGGAACTCAACATCGGTGGTGGCCTAGGGATTTGCTACACCGAAAGTGATGATCCCCCCAGCATTGAAGAATGGGTCCAAGCGGCGGCCCTCTCCGTAGCCAAGGCCTGCGATCGCCATAATATCCCTTACCCCAAACTCATTGCTGAGCCGGGACGTTCCCTGGTCGGGTCTGCCTGTGTAACGGCCTATCGAGTGGGGGGGCGCAAAGTCGTGCCCAATATTCGCACCTATATTTCCGTCGATGGCGGCATGTCCGATAATCCCCGCCCTATCACCTACCAATCGGTATATCGGGTAGCTCTAGCCAACCGCATGAACGACGAATTAACCGAAACTGTCACCGTGGCCGGGAAACATTGTGAGTCCGGCGATATTCTCGTTAAGGATGTGGAACTCCCCGTCGCAGAACCGGGGGATGTCTTGGTAGTAGCCGCCACTGGAGCCTATAACTACAGCATGGCTTCCAACTACAACCGTTTAGGACGCCCAGCCGCTGTACTAGTTAGCCAAGGGCAAGCAAACCTAATTCTGCAACGGGAAACCTACACCGACCTATTGCGCCAGGATTGTTTACCCAACCGTCTACTTTCCTAA
- the cdaA gene encoding diadenylate cyclase CdaA, with amino-acid sequence MSGFPPDLISLLPLLHGALDLGLVIGLFYLLSRVFGENQILWIMRGLLVLMVAQLVSDRLHLELLKFVLEKFVLGTAVALAVIFQAELRRFLELLGQGRFLELLRRRSSSPPSTDAIDEIVDAVKELSQNRIGALMVMEAQGILDSRIFLNRGVAIDSKLSKELLQTIFQPKTLLHDGAIFIRGSRLVSAGVILPLSERSASRQLGTRHRAAMGITEKSENCLCIVVSEETGSITLAQGGNLNRPLTSSKLKELLETEYAPPTERESVTPQLSRLSRSLSNQSWGILRRLLWLPSSTAQNDKK; translated from the coding sequence ATGTCGGGCTTTCCCCCGGATCTTATCTCTCTGCTTCCCCTCCTCCATGGCGCCCTCGATCTTGGTTTAGTCATCGGTTTGTTCTACCTGCTAAGCCGAGTCTTTGGCGAAAATCAAATCCTGTGGATTATGCGGGGACTGTTGGTGTTGATGGTGGCCCAACTGGTGAGCGATCGCCTCCATTTAGAATTGTTGAAATTTGTGCTGGAAAAATTTGTCTTGGGCACAGCGGTGGCCTTAGCAGTAATCTTCCAGGCAGAACTGAGGCGATTTTTAGAACTGCTTGGCCAGGGGAGATTTTTAGAATTACTGCGGCGGCGGAGTTCTAGCCCCCCCAGCACCGATGCCATTGACGAAATTGTCGATGCCGTTAAGGAACTGTCCCAAAATCGGATTGGCGCCCTGATGGTGATGGAAGCTCAAGGAATTTTGGACAGCCGTATTTTTCTCAATCGGGGGGTAGCCATTGACAGTAAGTTGTCCAAGGAATTGTTGCAAACCATTTTTCAGCCGAAAACTTTGCTCCACGATGGGGCCATTTTTATCCGAGGCTCCCGTTTAGTGTCCGCAGGGGTTATTTTGCCCCTCTCAGAACGCAGTGCTTCTCGGCAGTTGGGCACCAGGCACCGAGCCGCCATGGGCATCACCGAAAAAAGTGAAAATTGCCTTTGTATTGTCGTTTCCGAGGAAACCGGTTCCATTACCCTAGCCCAGGGAGGAAATCTCAACCGTCCCCTGACTAGCAGTAAACTAAAGGAATTGCTAGAAACTGAATATGCCCCCCCCACAGAGCGGGAGTCAGTTACTCCCCAACTTAGCCGTCTGAGCCGTAGCCTGAGCAATCAAAGTTGGGGAATACTCAGACGTTTGCTTTGGCTGCCTTCCTCAACTGCCCAAAACGACAAAAAATGA
- the uppS gene encoding polyprenyl diphosphate synthase: MTIKPVILETLPPDLDKQRLPQHVAVIMDGNGRWAKQRGMPRIMGHQRGVDSLKNLLRCCDDWGISALTAYAFSTENWGRPLEEVEFLMTLFERVLRRELKEMMAENVRIRFVGNLTSLPRSLQDEIARSMEDTKNNTGIRFTVATNYGGRQEIVHVCQAIAREVQAGKLDPEIIDEGVVEKYLYTEGLSHPDLLIRTSGELRISNFLLWQMAYAEIYVTSTLWPDFDRQAFHLALRDYQQRHRRFGKV; the protein is encoded by the coding sequence ATGACTATTAAACCTGTCATCTTAGAAACATTACCGCCGGATTTGGACAAACAACGGTTACCCCAACATGTGGCGGTCATCATGGATGGGAATGGCCGCTGGGCAAAGCAAAGGGGAATGCCAAGGATTATGGGCCACCAGCGGGGGGTGGACTCCCTGAAAAATTTGTTGCGTTGTTGCGACGATTGGGGCATTTCTGCCCTGACAGCCTATGCTTTTTCCACCGAAAATTGGGGCCGCCCCTTGGAAGAAGTTGAATTTTTAATGACCCTGTTTGAGCGGGTATTACGGCGGGAATTGAAGGAAATGATGGCGGAAAATGTCCGGATCCGCTTTGTGGGTAATCTGACTTCCCTGCCTCGGTCTCTCCAGGATGAAATTGCCCGCTCGATGGAAGATACGAAAAATAATACGGGAATCCGCTTCACCGTGGCCACCAACTATGGCGGCCGCCAAGAAATTGTCCATGTCTGCCAGGCGATCGCCAGGGAAGTGCAAGCGGGAAAGTTAGACCCGGAAATTATTGATGAAGGAGTGGTGGAAAAATATCTCTATACTGAAGGTTTATCCCATCCGGACCTCTTGATCCGCACCAGTGGGGAACTGAGGATTAGCAACTTTTTGCTCTGGCAAATGGCCTACGCAGAAATCTATGTCACCTCCACCCTCTGGCCCGACTTTGATCGCCAAGCGTTCCATTTAGCCCTACGGGACTATCAACAAAGGCACCGTCGCTTTGGTAAGGTTTGA
- the corA gene encoding magnesium/cobalt transporter CorA, with amino-acid sequence MPQTQTGIEDFLLRQLRRPPEAEEEEDYFDYFYDEPGSEPGTLSIEPDAPPSRIVLVDYSPNHAVRKSDISPNALRPYLGTNTVSWMDIEGLGSEEVLKEVGEIFKLHPLLLEDIVNVPQRAKVEDYNDHVMVIAHRVRPNREEDGFESEQVSFVLGKRYLLTFQEGHIIDCFNPLRERIRTNQGKVCQQGADYLCYLLIDMLIDEYFPLLEDYEERIEALEDTIIRNPNSSLMEEIYHIRRELLALRRLIWPLRHVMNVLLRDTTNSIVSSDVRIYFRDCYDHIIQVLDIIEAYRELASSLMEVYMTAMSNKMNEVMKFLTVISTIFIPLTFIAGVYGMNFKDMPELNSPWGYYITWIVMILIAGGSLYFFWRKGWLSPSYDLGEK; translated from the coding sequence ATGCCCCAAACCCAAACTGGCATTGAGGATTTTCTCCTGCGCCAACTGCGCCGCCCCCCAGAAGCAGAGGAAGAGGAAGACTATTTTGACTATTTCTACGATGAACCGGGTAGTGAACCAGGAACCCTCAGCATTGAACCCGATGCACCTCCTTCCCGCATAGTCTTAGTGGACTATAGTCCCAACCATGCTGTTCGCAAATCCGATATCAGTCCTAATGCTCTAAGACCTTATTTAGGAACAAATACTGTTTCCTGGATGGACATTGAAGGTTTGGGCAGTGAAGAAGTGCTTAAGGAAGTAGGGGAAATTTTCAAATTACACCCCCTACTTTTAGAAGATATTGTTAACGTTCCCCAGCGGGCAAAAGTAGAAGACTATAACGACCATGTCATGGTGATTGCCCATCGGGTACGCCCCAACCGGGAAGAAGATGGATTTGAAAGTGAACAGGTCAGTTTTGTGTTGGGCAAACGTTACCTGTTAACTTTCCAGGAAGGCCATATTATTGATTGTTTTAACCCATTGCGGGAAAGAATTCGCACCAACCAAGGGAAGGTATGCCAACAGGGGGCGGATTACCTCTGCTATTTGTTAATTGACATGTTAATTGATGAATATTTTCCCCTATTGGAAGACTACGAGGAGCGCATTGAAGCCCTAGAAGATACCATTATTCGCAATCCCAATAGTTCATTGATGGAGGAAATTTATCATATTCGCCGCGAATTATTGGCCCTGAGACGGTTAATTTGGCCCCTGCGCCATGTAATGAATGTGCTGCTGCGGGACACTACCAATTCCATTGTCAGTTCAGACGTTAGAATTTATTTTCGAGATTGCTACGATCACATCATTCAAGTGTTAGATATTATCGAAGCGTATCGGGAATTAGCTTCTAGTTTAATGGAGGTTTATATGACCGCCATGAGCAATAAAATGAACGAGGTGATGAAGTTTTTGACTGTTATTTCCACCATTTTCATTCCCCTAACTTTTATTGCTGGAGTCTATGGTATGAACTTCAAAGACATGCCAGAATTAAATAGTCCTTGGGGCTACTACATTACCTGGATAGTAATGATTTTAATTGCTGGAGGCTCCCTCTATTTCTTCTGGCGCAAAGGTTGGCTTAGTCCCTCCTATGATTTAGGAGAAAAGTAG
- a CDS encoding IS701 family transposase, translated as MTKTREAKKTVQCVDTYSELYKDIFPEVRSYESFKYIIVGILSDIKRKSLPAIASSLGLKNEQGLLHFMTDSPWELKELEKRRLNIILEVLEGREIIVIIDETGDPKKGKTTDYVKRQYIGNLGKIESGIVSVNAYGYCNGVTFPLESKVFKPKERLKEGDKYKTKPELAVEIIKELEESGFKIKRVVSDSLYGESHSNFISAVEELKIEYAVEIRSNHGVWLPKEAKVRANKWRRFEHIRWDGKQEDRYIREIVYGKKNAIRYWEIKTETEKEEEKAGWFVMTRIPDIKYKEVGRIYGVRSWIEYGFKQCKSELGWADFRVTHYEQIQKWWELVMCAYCMICFYDENFNPTLNSTSKYHQKHEKWDKEEGWKKWLNNLRLVISVFNAINLIKKWLKVFPFAHVLDELTKLYNKVDKLDRLKYLLNSWNTFYSSSA; from the coding sequence ATGACAAAGACAAGAGAGGCGAAAAAGACAGTACAGTGTGTAGACACATATAGTGAACTGTATAAAGATATATTTCCAGAAGTGAGGTCTTATGAGTCATTTAAATATATCATTGTGGGAATATTAAGTGATATAAAAAGAAAGAGTTTACCTGCAATAGCATCATCACTAGGATTGAAAAATGAACAGGGATTACTGCATTTCATGACAGATTCTCCTTGGGAATTAAAAGAATTAGAAAAAAGAAGATTAAATATTATCTTAGAAGTTTTAGAAGGAAGAGAAATAATAGTAATAATAGATGAAACAGGAGACCCCAAAAAAGGGAAAACAACAGATTATGTAAAAAGACAATATATTGGAAATTTAGGAAAAATAGAAAGCGGTATAGTGTCAGTAAATGCCTATGGTTACTGCAATGGAGTAACGTTTCCTCTAGAATCAAAAGTATTTAAACCAAAAGAAAGATTAAAAGAGGGAGATAAGTATAAAACAAAGCCGGAATTAGCAGTAGAGATAATAAAAGAACTAGAAGAAAGTGGTTTTAAAATAAAAAGAGTAGTGTCAGATAGCTTATATGGAGAAAGCCATAGCAATTTTATCAGTGCCGTAGAGGAATTAAAAATAGAATATGCAGTGGAAATCCGGAGCAATCATGGGGTCTGGCTTCCAAAGGAAGCTAAAGTAAGGGCAAATAAGTGGAGGAGGTTTGAACATATAAGATGGGATGGAAAACAGGAAGATAGGTATATCAGAGAAATAGTTTATGGCAAAAAAAACGCAATAAGATATTGGGAAATTAAAACAGAAACAGAAAAAGAGGAGGAAAAAGCAGGATGGTTTGTAATGACTCGAATACCAGATATTAAATATAAAGAAGTTGGCAGAATATATGGGGTAAGGTCATGGATAGAATATGGATTTAAGCAATGCAAAAGTGAATTAGGATGGGCAGATTTTAGGGTAACTCATTATGAGCAAATTCAAAAATGGTGGGAATTAGTGATGTGTGCATATTGTATGATTTGTTTTTATGATGAGAATTTTAATCCGACTCTAAATTCAACGTCAAAGTATCATCAAAAGCATGAAAAATGGGATAAAGAAGAAGGGTGGAAAAAATGGCTAAACAACCTACGATTAGTGATCTCTGTATTTAATGCAATAAATCTTATCAAAAAGTGGTTAAAAGTATTTCCATTTGCCCATGTTTTGGATGAGTTAACTAAACTTTACAACAAGGTTGATAAGCTAGATCGATTAAAGTATTTGCTAAATTCATGGAATACATTCTATTCTTCTTCTGCCTAG
- a CDS encoding GNAT family N-acetyltransferase: protein MIDIVKADLNLTIHAEAMIQLMDEYARDPMGGGEGLSDYVKANLPVELAKRPSAHVILAFVDFQPAGLIVCLEGFSTFACKPLLNIHDVIVSLPYRGKGLSKLMLHKVEAIALDLGCCKLTLEVLEGNYVAQSAYKSFGFGGYELNPQMGKALFWQKKLPNMPSFIHHMS from the coding sequence ATGATTGACATTGTAAAAGCAGATCTTAATTTAACTATCCATGCGGAAGCAATGATTCAATTGATGGATGAATATGCCCGTGATCCCATGGGAGGAGGAGAAGGATTATCTGATTATGTTAAAGCAAATCTGCCTGTAGAACTTGCCAAAAGACCTTCTGCCCATGTCATTCTTGCCTTTGTTGATTTTCAGCCTGCTGGTCTTATTGTGTGTCTAGAAGGATTTTCTACTTTTGCTTGTAAGCCATTATTAAATATTCATGATGTTATTGTTTCTTTGCCCTATCGTGGTAAGGGATTATCAAAACTAATGTTGCACAAAGTAGAAGCCATTGCTTTAGATTTAGGCTGTTGTAAACTTACTTTAGAAGTACTTGAAGGAAATTATGTTGCCCAATCAGCGTACAAGTCGTTTGGTTTTGGTGGTTATGAGCTAAATCCCCAAATGGGTAAAGCATTATTTTGGCAAAAAAAGTTGCCGAATATGCCTAGTTTTATTCATCATATGTCATGA
- a CDS encoding salt stress protein, Slr1339 family: MYTVGGWHRFFPNSFHTLCPNLSNLCYRILNELKQGFKINYFPEKTNQIPTIIKESPQVLNPELKNLIDRQEQQRQAIIAQKAQQWLDQLDPLSGEGIWFADLAKHYPSTLAAAIALLNNEST, translated from the coding sequence ATCTATACTGTAGGGGGCTGGCATCGCTTTTTTCCTAACTCTTTCCATACATTATGTCCTAACCTTAGCAATCTTTGCTATAGAATTTTAAATGAATTAAAACAAGGTTTTAAGATTAATTACTTTCCCGAAAAAACGAATCAAATCCCAACCATAATCAAAGAATCACCCCAAGTTTTAAATCCAGAATTAAAAAATTTAATCGATCGCCAAGAGCAACAAAGGCAGGCAATCATTGCTCAAAAAGCACAACAATGGCTAGATCAACTTGACCCACTGTCCGGTGAGGGAATTTGGTTTGCAGATTTAGCCAAGCATTATCCATCTACCTTAGCCGCAGCCATCGCCTTATTAAATAACGAATCAACCTAA